In Nostoc sp. UHCC 0926, a single genomic region encodes these proteins:
- a CDS encoding DUF2231 domain-containing protein produces the protein MNSELIDQLTGSLGANGLPYTIPIHPNLVHLTIGLFIIGMTFDIVGVLFPFQKWVFKFLAITVERDNLFDVGWYNMLAASIITFFTVTAGFYEMLLATPPADTKSAWGLQAMETMLWHGVGGVFLLTLIVGMTIWRGWQRFVWGKQAYKQTDREVQWIYLFAGIAIMLIMYVHGTLGAQMATEFGIHNTADSLLRLGQDLNTTLK, from the coding sequence ATGAACTCAGAATTGATTGACCAATTAACCGGCTCTCTAGGCGCAAACGGATTACCTTACACCATTCCCATTCATCCCAACTTAGTCCATCTGACAATAGGTTTGTTCATCATTGGGATGACCTTTGATATCGTTGGTGTTCTGTTCCCCTTCCAAAAATGGGTCTTCAAATTTTTGGCAATTACTGTGGAACGTGACAACTTATTCGATGTTGGCTGGTACAACATGCTAGCTGCCAGCATCATTACATTTTTCACGGTGACGGCAGGCTTTTACGAAATGCTGTTGGCAACACCACCAGCTGATACCAAGAGTGCTTGGGGATTGCAGGCAATGGAAACCATGCTCTGGCATGGTGTGGGTGGTGTGTTCTTATTAACACTAATTGTTGGTATGACTATCTGGAGAGGATGGCAGCGCTTCGTTTGGGGCAAACAAGCATATAAACAGACAGATAGAGAAGTGCAATGGATTTATCTGTTCGCAGGCATAGCAATCATGTTGATTATGTACGTCCACGGGACACTAGGGGCGCAAATGGCTACTGAGTTTGGCATACACAATACAGCAGATAGTTTGCTGCGATTGGGTCAAGACCTCAACACAACACTCAAGTAA
- a CDS encoding chemotaxis protein CheB, protein MSFKIVVIGTSLGGLSALKIILGNLPADFLVPIAIVQHRHKESNNTLQELLQESSSLPIREVEDKDEILPGHIYLAPADYHLLVELGHFALSTDEPVSYARPSIDVLFESAADVYTQQVIGVILTGANQDGRQGLRKIKARGGLTIVQEPTTAESDVMPEAAISAVAVDWILTLSDIASQMVKLCHSSRK, encoded by the coding sequence GTGTCGTTTAAAATTGTGGTGATTGGTACTTCTTTGGGTGGATTATCAGCATTAAAAATTATCCTGGGGAACTTACCAGCAGACTTCCTAGTGCCGATCGCGATCGTGCAACACCGTCACAAGGAGTCTAACAACACACTCCAGGAGTTATTACAAGAATCTAGTTCGTTGCCGATTCGAGAAGTGGAAGACAAAGACGAAATACTACCAGGACATATTTACCTAGCTCCAGCAGATTATCACTTGCTGGTTGAACTAGGTCACTTTGCTCTTTCGACTGATGAGCCTGTTTCCTATGCCAGACCATCTATCGATGTGCTGTTTGAGTCAGCAGCCGATGTCTACACCCAGCAAGTTATTGGTGTAATATTGACAGGGGCAAATCAAGATGGTAGGCAAGGTCTTAGGAAAATAAAAGCGCGGGGAGGACTTACTATTGTACAAGAACCTACCACAGCGGAGAGCGACGTTATGCCAGAAGCAGCAATTTCTGCTGTTGCAGTAGACTGGATTTTGACACTCTCAGACATTGCTTCTCAAATGGTCAAGCTTTGTCACTCATCACGGAAATAA
- a CDS encoding DUF2231 domain-containing protein: MLEYLTSLNDHNLPYPDTIHPIVVHFVIAMVLFSFFCDVIGYFTGKASLFEVSWWNMLVATIAIFVAIIFGQFEAGLAQPYSLAKSVLNLHTLIGWSLSGMITAITAWRYVIRTRNPQKVPIYYLGAGLVLTLIVGLQVYLGDELVWVYGLHTVPVVEALKDGLLR, encoded by the coding sequence ATGCTTGAATATTTGACATCTTTGAACGACCACAATTTACCCTATCCAGATACGATTCATCCCATCGTTGTCCACTTCGTAATAGCGATGGTGTTGTTTTCCTTCTTCTGCGATGTAATTGGCTATTTTACTGGGAAAGCCAGTCTTTTTGAGGTGAGTTGGTGGAATATGTTAGTTGCCACGATCGCCATCTTTGTTGCAATAATTTTTGGTCAGTTTGAAGCGGGTTTAGCACAACCTTACAGCCTAGCTAAATCGGTGCTGAATTTACATACGCTGATTGGTTGGTCGCTTTCGGGAATGATCACGGCGATTACAGCTTGGCGCTATGTAATTCGTACCCGCAACCCGCAAAAAGTACCGATTTATTATTTAGGAGCCGGATTAGTTTTGACTTTGATAGTTGGCTTGCAAGTATATCTCGGAGATGAACTTGTTTGGGTGTATGGATTGCATACAGTGCCAGTTGTGGAAGCACTAAAGGATGGTCTGTTGCGATGA
- the ctaD gene encoding cytochrome c oxidase subunit I gives MTNVPIEGIIFPNEKPNHESPSNWKEYFSFSTDHKVIGIQYLVTSFFFFLVGGIFAMVMRGELLTPESDLVDRTVYNGMFTMHGTVMLFLWTFPSLVGFANYLVPLMIGARDMAFPRLNAVAFWMVPVVGILMMGSFFVPGGPAQAGWWSYPPVSLQNPTGNLINGQVIWLLAVAISGVSSIMGAVNFVTTIVKMRAPGMGFFRMPLFVWGVLSAQIIQLFGLPALTAGAVMLLLDLTVGTSFFDPAKGGNPVMFQHYFWFYSHPAVYVIILPVFAIFSEIFPVYSRKPLFGYKVVAISSILIALVSGIVWVHHMYVSGTSGWMRLVFMMTTMCVSVPTGIKVFAWVATIWGGKLRLHTPMLFALGALIMFVFAGITGIMLSSVPVDVHVNNTYFVVGHFHYVLYGTVTMGLYAAIYHWFPKMTGRMYSESWGKIHFWLAFIGTNLNFLPMHPLGLQGMLRRVASYAPEYQFWNVIASLGGFLLGMSTLPFIFNMVISWMQGEKAPDNPWRAIGLEWLVSSPPPVENFEEIPIIISEPYGYGKSEPLTANLRENSHSTLTSAD, from the coding sequence ATGACTAATGTTCCTATTGAAGGCATCATTTTCCCTAATGAGAAGCCTAACCACGAATCTCCAAGTAACTGGAAAGAATACTTCAGCTTCAGTACTGACCACAAAGTAATTGGTATCCAGTATCTCGTTACCTCGTTCTTCTTCTTTCTCGTCGGCGGTATCTTTGCGATGGTGATGCGGGGAGAACTGCTAACACCCGAATCAGATTTAGTCGATCGCACCGTCTACAACGGCATGTTTACCATGCACGGCACTGTGATGCTGTTTTTGTGGACATTTCCCTCACTGGTTGGTTTTGCTAATTATCTAGTGCCTTTAATGATTGGGGCGCGAGATATGGCATTTCCCCGCCTCAACGCCGTTGCCTTTTGGATGGTGCCAGTAGTTGGGATTTTAATGATGGGTAGCTTCTTTGTCCCTGGTGGCCCAGCCCAAGCCGGTTGGTGGTCTTACCCGCCCGTCAGTCTCCAGAATCCTACGGGTAACTTAATTAATGGTCAAGTTATCTGGCTCTTAGCGGTGGCAATATCCGGCGTATCCTCAATTATGGGGGCAGTGAACTTTGTCACCACAATCGTGAAGATGCGGGCCCCAGGAATGGGTTTCTTTCGGATGCCCTTGTTTGTCTGGGGAGTGCTTAGTGCCCAGATTATCCAACTATTCGGACTACCTGCACTGACAGCTGGTGCAGTGATGCTACTACTCGACCTCACAGTTGGCACTAGCTTTTTTGACCCAGCCAAAGGTGGGAATCCAGTTATGTTCCAGCATTACTTCTGGTTTTACTCCCACCCCGCCGTTTACGTGATTATTTTGCCTGTCTTCGCGATTTTCTCGGAAATCTTCCCAGTTTATTCACGTAAACCTCTATTTGGTTACAAAGTAGTTGCCATTTCATCCATCTTGATTGCACTAGTCAGCGGTATTGTTTGGGTACACCATATGTACGTCAGCGGTACGTCAGGCTGGATGCGGTTGGTTTTCATGATGACAACAATGTGCGTGTCTGTACCTACGGGCATTAAAGTATTTGCTTGGGTGGCGACCATCTGGGGAGGTAAACTCCGACTGCACACACCGATGCTGTTCGCTCTAGGTGCGTTGATCATGTTTGTTTTCGCCGGCATCACAGGCATCATGCTTTCCTCCGTGCCGGTTGATGTCCACGTTAACAATACCTACTTTGTGGTGGGACACTTCCATTACGTCCTCTACGGCACCGTGACGATGGGCTTGTATGCTGCCATCTACCACTGGTTCCCCAAGATGACCGGGCGGATGTACTCCGAAAGCTGGGGTAAAATCCACTTCTGGTTAGCTTTCATCGGCACCAATCTCAACTTTTTGCCCATGCATCCCTTAGGATTGCAAGGGATGTTACGCCGAGTTGCTTCCTACGCCCCAGAGTATCAATTCTGGAATGTCATCGCTAGCCTGGGCGGATTTCTCTTAGGAATGTCCACCTTGCCCTTCATTTTCAACATGGTCATTTCTTGGATGCAAGGCGAGAAAGCACCTGACAATCCTTGGCGGGCAATTGGATTAGAGTGGTTAGTTTCTTCACCGCCCCCAGTAGAAAACTTTGAAGAAATTCCGATCATCATCTCTGAACCCTACGGCTACGGCAAATCTGAACCGTTAACAGCTAATCTACGCGAAAACAGTCACTCAACATTGACAAGCGCAGACTAA
- a CDS encoding cytochrome c oxidase subunit 3 produces MDSYINSNELHQTSAEHSHDEEGNKMFGFIVFLLSESVIFLSFFAGYIIYKTTTPNWLPAGVSGLEVKDPTINTVILVASSFVIYFAERALQRHDLVKFRLFLLATMAMGTYFLAGQAIEWSHLEFGFTSGTFGGTFYLLTGFHGLHVFTGILLQLIILVRSFIPGNYDTGHYGVNATSLFWHFVDVIWIILFVLIYVWQ; encoded by the coding sequence ATGGACAGTTATATCAATTCAAATGAGTTGCATCAGACAAGCGCAGAACATAGCCACGACGAAGAAGGCAACAAGATGTTTGGCTTCATTGTGTTCTTACTGTCTGAAAGCGTCATTTTCCTGAGTTTTTTCGCAGGATATATCATCTACAAAACAACAACTCCTAACTGGCTACCAGCTGGTGTTTCTGGACTAGAAGTAAAAGATCCGACAATCAACACAGTAATTCTAGTCGCCAGTAGCTTTGTGATTTACTTCGCCGAACGCGCCCTTCAACGCCATGACTTAGTGAAATTTCGCCTGTTTCTCTTGGCAACAATGGCGATGGGAACTTACTTTTTGGCTGGACAAGCGATTGAATGGAGCCACCTGGAGTTTGGCTTCACCTCCGGGACATTCGGTGGAACATTCTATCTACTAACAGGTTTCCACGGTTTGCACGTTTTCACAGGTATTCTGTTGCAGTTGATAATTTTGGTACGTTCTTTCATACCTGGCAACTACGACACAGGTCACTACGGCGTCAACGCAACTTCGTTATTTTGGCACTTCGTCGATGTTATCTGGATTATTTTGTTCGTCCTTATCTATGTTTGGCAGTAA
- a CDS encoding cytochrome c oxidase subunit II, with protein MKIEKILNILTLLTGAIAVTLTSLWIGKQAYSWLPPQAAAESQLIDDLISFLVTLGAFIFLGVTSTLMYSVIFHRAVKDDFTDGPPIHGNVTLEVVWTAIPILLVFWIAGYSYQVYEQMGIQGPSELVHLHNPLAMQSAHAEPANALAEPVEKIDVLAKQWAWVFHYPETDVTSTELHLPSDRRVRLALRSQDVLHGFYIPAFRLKQDIIPNQALDFEFTPIRPGQYRLTDSQYSGTYFATMQANVVVESPEDYQQWLAQAATQKPSLANNQAASEYAQTSHQSVQTGWVTVPPAAPPLVNSPG; from the coding sequence ATGAAAATCGAAAAGATTTTAAATATTTTGACGCTGCTTACAGGCGCGATCGCAGTGACTCTTACCAGTCTCTGGATCGGGAAGCAGGCTTACTCCTGGCTTCCCCCCCAAGCAGCAGCCGAATCTCAACTAATTGATGATTTGATTAGCTTCTTAGTAACTCTCGGTGCCTTCATCTTCTTGGGAGTAACAAGTACTCTGATGTATTCTGTGATCTTCCATCGGGCAGTCAAAGATGACTTCACCGACGGCCCCCCAATTCATGGCAATGTCACCCTAGAAGTTGTCTGGACAGCGATCCCAATTCTTTTGGTGTTTTGGATTGCGGGCTACAGCTACCAAGTTTACGAACAAATGGGGATTCAAGGGCCATCAGAATTAGTTCACTTGCATAATCCGCTAGCAATGCAATCGGCTCATGCAGAACCAGCTAACGCTTTAGCAGAACCCGTTGAGAAAATCGACGTACTAGCTAAACAGTGGGCGTGGGTTTTTCATTACCCAGAGACAGATGTCACCAGTACCGAATTGCATTTACCGAGCGATCGCCGGGTGCGTTTGGCACTGCGATCGCAAGACGTTCTCCACGGCTTCTATATACCTGCATTTCGCCTCAAGCAGGATATTATTCCCAACCAGGCGCTCGACTTTGAATTTACTCCTATCCGCCCCGGACAATACCGATTGACCGATTCCCAATACAGCGGCACATACTTTGCGACGATGCAGGCGAATGTAGTCGTCGAATCTCCTGAAGATTATCAGCAGTGGCTGGCCCAAGCTGCAACCCAAAAGCCATCCCTAGCAAATAATCAGGCAGCTTCTGAGTATGCTCAAACATCCCATCAATCAGTCCAAACTGGTTGGGTCACAGTTCCACCTGCTGCACCTCCTCTAGTCAATTCTCCTGGTTGA